One Thermoanaerobacter pseudethanolicus ATCC 33223 genomic window, AATTCAATGTAAATGAAGCATTTTTTATTATATCAATGATTTTATCACCTCCATTTGCTTCAATTATTTTCTCAAGTAATGTGTCATTCTGTATTAATTGAACCATTTGTTGAAGCATCTCCACCTGGCTATGTGCTTCATTTAGTGCCATCATAAATACAATGCTAACATTTACTTCTTCCAACGGATTTGCCATGTTTTTAAATATAACAGGTTTTGACAATGTTGCAATAGCTATTGCAGGTTTTATTACATGTTCTGGATCTGTATGAGGAATTGCAACATTATACGTATTTAATTGCAAACCTGTTGGAAAAGTTTTTTCACGTTTAATAATTGCATCTAAAAAACTCTCTTTTACAAAACCGTTATCATATAGTTTTTTAAATAGTACTTTAAATATTTCTTCTTTACTTTTAACATCTAAATTTGTAACAATTAATTCTTTATTGAAATACTCTGATATTCTCATCAACAATTACCTCCTCATCTACTGCCCTTCTATATAGTGCAAATATCGTGCCAATTAATTGGCCGGTAGTGTATTTTTTAATATTATTTCTTTTATTTGAACCGGACTTTTAGCTCCCTTCAAAGCATTTACAATCTTTTCGTCTGTCATTACTTTATATAAATCAAGCATATAATCCTTCGAATCTTCTTTTAACGCTATCATAAAAACTAAATCCGCTTTAAGCTCTCCTTCCCAAAAAATAGGTTTTTTTAATTTTGCAATTGCTATGGCAGATTTCGTAACGTTTTTCGTGTATCCATGTGGTATAGCTATACCGCCTTTCATCCAGGTGGCTCCCATTGATTCTCTTTTGTATACACTTAGCAAAAACTTATCATCTACATAACCTTTATCTTGAAGCAATTCTACTAATTTATCTATGACATCACTTTTCATAGAAATATCCACATCACATAAGATAAGGTTTTCATCAATGATTTCTTTCAATGGATTTTCAACCTTTAAATTGAGGATTTTTTTAAGCTTTTCAATCCCTGTGCCATGTAAAATATCTTCAACAGATATAAAAGGTATACTTTTTATGCCGGGATTTATTGTACCAACAAAAGCTACCACTTCATTTTCTTCTCTTATTTTTGAAATTTCTTTTTCAATATCTTCCTGCCGGAGCATTCCAACAGGTATTATTTTGTAATCATCTTTTAGTTGTGGTAAGACATCTTCAATATATTTCTTTATTTTTAACGCTGTTCCCTCTCCTGTAATACATACAGTTACAATTGCTTTTGGAAGCTTATCTTTACTCTTTATACCTTCAACTCTTCCTATATATGTTTTATCTACGTCTAACGCATCTGCTATTTCATCTAAAGTTGTATCCGGAATAATCGCTCTTCTGACAGCTTCTAATACCATAACAGTATCTACTCTCCCTATCACTCTTGTAGGTATCCCTGTCCTTTTGGTTATAATTTCACCAAAGGTAATTAATGAACCCATGTCAACCAAAATAATGCAGCCTTTGCCTTCGTCTATTTTTTTTACTACTTCAATTGTCCTTTCAAGAACAGATTCTGGGCTTTCATCAAGAGTCATATCTATACCGACTGCATGATTTACCCCTAAGAGTTTATTTGCCACCTCTGCCATGCCACTTGCAACATGGCCGTGTGTAAGCACAACTACACCCACTCTGCCCTTTACTATTTCTTTTTCGCCTGAAAACGTCCTCAAATACATGGCAATAAAGCCTATTTCTTCCTCTGGCAACTCAATGCCTAATTCTCTCTCTATTTGTTTTGCCATTATTTTAGCGGTAGAATACTCCGCTGGATATTCTCTTATAATATTTTCCAATTGTGGGTTGATTATAGGCTTGCCGCTTAATATTCTTTCATAAGTTGCGCTTAAATGTATAGCAAGTGAATAAAATAAATTTTCCTCTAACCTACTAAAGCTTTTTTTAGCAATTTCATAAGCTTTTTCAGCCGCCTCCACAATTTTTTCTCCTACTATCCCTTTTAAATCCTTTTTTGAAATTGCGATGTTTGATTTGACATTTATAGCAAACTTTTTTAACTCCTCTTCTATTTCTTTCCCCACAATTTTATCTATTTCTTCTTTGCTAAGACCTTGATTTTTCAAATCAATAAACCTTTCTTCTATAAATTGATATATTTCATCCGGAAGCATGTATCTGTCTTCTTTTGGATACAACTTATTTTCTTTATCAGGATATACCAAAACATCTTCATTTGAATACTTTTCAATTTCAGGGCTTCTCTTGTTTACTCTGATTATTCCCATCTTTACATGGTTGGGTAAGTCTGAAAGGTTTATTGTCACAAAAGAGTCTTTGCTTCCCATAGAGTTCAAAAAGGCTCTAGCACAAGCAACCTGTATATCACTTCTCAATTGGCCAATATTGCCTGGGCATTCATATAGCATAAGCACTCTTACTGCATCTTTCTTTATGAGAATTGGCTTATTAATCCTAAAAGATTCTTTTGAAAAAAAGGTATATATGATTTCATACCTCTCTTCTGGAGGCCTGTCCGCTAAAGAAGGCAGTTCTATTAAGACAGGAATTCTTCTTCTAAAAGTAAGCAATAAAGAAGATTCAGGGTTTTCTGTGGTTGCAGCAATTAACATGATTTGAGCCTCACGAGTACTTTCTGTTTCTCCTAATCTTCTAAATTTTCCTTTGTCAAGAATAGAAAAGAGTATTTCCTGCCCTTCACTGGGAAGCCTATGAACTTCATCTAAAAAGAGTATTCCTCCATCAGCTTTTTCTACTAATCCTGCTTTAGGAACATCTGCACCTGTAAAAGCTCCTTTAACATAGCCAAAAAGCTGGGACATAAGAAGCTGAGGATTGTCTGCATAATCAGCACAGTTAAAAACTACAAAAGGCGCATTTTTGCTAAATCGCCCAGACTCTATGGCGAAACTATACATCGCTTCTGCAAGCTGGCTTTTACCAGCGCCTGAAGGCCCCACTATTAAAGTATGAAGTCCATGGGGAGGATATAAAACAGCAGCTTTTGCAAGGCTTATTTGAACCTTAAGACTTCCTTCGCTTCCAATGATATCTTTAAAGGACAATGTATCTTTGTTGGAATTATGGTCTTTATCAACATTCTGTTTTTCAACGTTTTGGAAAATTTCTGATTTAACTAAAGTTTTACTACTTTCGCTTTTTAAAATTTCCTTTTTTATTTGTGCAGCCACAAAGCGAGAAATGTTGTATCCTAAATTGTTTAACTCTTTTGTCAAATTTCTATCTGAAATATTTGGGTCCTTTGAAATTATTTTTTTTGCATCTTCTAAAAGGTAAGGTTTTCTTCTTTCTCTTGAGTCGGGAATATTATTTTTCAGTCTAAATTGTGTCACATCTTCTCTTTTAATATTAAGGATTGATGCTATTTGGTCATCTGTTAAAGGATTCTTTTTATCCTCTTTTTGTATAATTTCAAAAATTCTATCAATCATGGTCACAAGCCTCCCTTCAACATATATTATGCAAAAAATATACCATAAATATGGCAGGAATTGTAGCGGAATATTTAGTAAATTGCATAAGTTTGAATAAAAACTTTTTAGATAAAAATAAAAAAGACCTTGAATAGGTCTTTTGGCATACAAAGTATGGTAGCATTTGTATTGGTCTTTAAGTTAAGCCCTTATTGGATAAAAAATCTTTTGGTGATATTGCTTTATTAGTTATTTTTTGGAATTCCTCATCTCTTGTAATAATCAAATCACCCTTTAACTTTTTCAAACATTGCATTTGTAAAGCATCTTCTAAATCTCTAAACTCCTTAAAATTCATTGCTTTCTTTATATCATGTTTTGTTATACTCACTACTTCTACTATACTTAACAAAGCTTCTAATGCTTTTATGCTTTCATTGTGAGAAAGGTTTTTATTTATGAAATAATATATATCCGTAATTGAAAAAGCAGCTAAATAAGCATTTATCTTTTTTTCTTCCGCTAATTTTAATATGTTATAAGCATCTACGTCAAAGGGAGTTCTTTTTAATAAAACATCAAGAATAACGTTAGTATCAATTAACACTTTCATCATTTAACCTATTATACCCATATTGTTATTTAACGGGTAATCTTCCCTCCCCTTTAATTGTATTTATTTCTTATTCTTTCTTCCCGTATTTGCTCAGCAGATATATTTTTGTCAGGATAGTCAGATAAAATTCCATACAAAAAATCTGCATTTGGAGTACCTTCTTTTTTTGCTGGAATAAGTTTTGCAACTTCACGTCCATTTTTCGTTATAATAATTTCTTCTTTATCAACTAATTCTAAATATTTACCAACTCTTGTTTTGAATTCTGTAGCGCTTACTCTCATTTTTATCACCTCTTTTACTATGCCTATTCTACATGTTATCCAATTTGATTATATTATTCAGCATAGAAATAGTCAATATATAAAAGACACAAATAACCATTTTTCAATTTATGTATTAGAACAAATATCATAAAAGAAAAACTACCTAAGTTCCATAAAAGCCGCCATACTTCCTGTCATGCCTTTATCCCTTCTATAAGAATAAAATTCACTACTGCAATGGGTGCACATTTGGCTTACTGTAATGTTTTCATCTGGTATGCCAGTATTTATAAGTTCAATATAGTTAGTATGCTGCAAATCCAGCATCCATTTTTCATCTGCCTTTTTTACAAGAACTTTTTCCCAATCATCAATAACATCTTTAATTTTATTCGCAACATCATCGCCTACTTCATAGCAACATTTGTATATAGAAGGGCCTATCCCTACAAGTATATCTTTGGGATTTGAACCATATTCTTCATCCATGGCATTAACCGTTTTAGGCCCAATATAGGCTACTGTGCCTCTCCATCCTGCATGTGCAAGGGCAATAACTTTTTTGACAGGGTCTAAGAAAAACAAAGGCACACAGTCGGCATAAAATGTAACAAGAGGAGTACCTCTTTCATTAGTCATAAGGGAATCTACACCAGAAATATCGCTTCCTCCAAAGTTTTTACCTTTGTCCTTTAGAGTCACTTTTCTTATAACATCCCTGTGAACTTGGTCTGAAAAGACCATATCTTCGTATGAAAAACCGCCAACATCGCAGATTATTTTAAAATTTTCATAGACTTCCTCTTTAGTGTCATATCTTTTTAAGCTTAAATTCAAGGAAGCGTATTTGCCTTTGCTTACACCGCCAATTCTAGTAGTAAAAAGGTGTTTGACAAGCCCTGTCTTTTCAAAAGATGGTATTGTGTAAAAAACTATTCCTTTTACCTCATTTCTTTTAAAACCCACTTCCAAAATACCAACTCCTTTTTATACTGCATCAGTTTTTTTCTTCTCTATCTTTATCTTTTTTCATCTTTAATTCCGAAAAGTTTCTCTGTCCATTTGATAAAAGCTATTTGTATTAAAAAGAGTAGTATCACTGTTATCATAGCAATTATAGGAATGATAATAAAATATTTCTCCATTAAATTTCTTTCCTTTATCCTCCACTAATTTTCCTAATAATATAATACTATAAACACTGTCAAAAATCATTAAAAATTTTAAAAAAATAGCAGGATTAACCTGCTATTTTAGTTCAATAAGTTCATAATCTCTTGTACCCAAGCCAATTTCTTCGCCATATTTTAATTGTAGTTCTCCTTTTGTTTCAGGATGCAAAGCTTTAAATTTGTCTTCTCCAGGATTCATGCCGTATCCCGCTTCTTCTAACGCTGTGCCTCTGTGGCCAAATTGCTGATTTACAAGGTCATAGCTTGCCTGGTCTATGGCTACAGGATCAAAGGAAGCCAATATTCCTATATCAGGAACAATCGGCGCATCACTCCAAGGCGTACAATCGCAAAGTGGTGTAACATTCATGACAAAGTTTATAAACGCAATTTTGCCTTTTTTTGTAGAATAAGCGCCATAAGCATATTCCGTCATTCTCTCTACAAAAGCATCCATATCAGTTCCCCATTGAGGCTTTATGACACCATATTGGCAAATTGACACGCATTCTCCACACCCTATGCATATAGAAGGGTCAATATAAGCAGAACTATTGACTAAAGATATCGCATTTACGGGGCAATTCCTGATGCACATTTGACAGGCAGTACATCCCTTTCCTACAACAGGCTGCACTGTTGAATGCTGCTGCTGTTTTCCTGCCGCAGGAGCACATCCCATAGCCAAGTTTTTTATGGCTCCTCCAAAACCAGCCAATTCATGGCCCTTGAAATGGGACATTACAATCATTGAGTTTGCAAAGAAAATATTTGAAGCAATCTTTACAGTGTCAAAATGCTTTTTACCAATTTTCACTTCTACAGAGTCTTTACTTAAAATACCATCGGCAATTATTATTGGTGCATTTACAACTGCATAGGCAAAACCATTTTCAATTGCTGTCACCAAATGGTCAACCGCATTTGAACGGCTGCCTTTGTAAAGAGTATTTGTATCTGTTAAAAATGGTTTACCCCCATAACTTTTAATTTTGTCAACCACTTTTCTTACATATATGGGGTTTATGTAGGCGTTGTTTCCCTTTTCTCCAAAGTGAATTTTAATAGCTACCAAATCATTTTTATCAATAATGTTTTTAAAACCCGCTACATCAAAAATTCTCGCTACTTTGGAGGACAAACTGCTGCTAGCTTTGTTTGCCCTCAGATTGTAAAAATATACTTTTGATTTCATAATACCACCTCATTTACAAAATTAATTTCTTACAAGTTTAGAATTTACAAATCTTATGCCCCTTTTAAAATAAGAGAGGGCAGATTTGTCAGTGATTAATACAATGGCAGAGTAAATTATAGTTCCAATTAATATGGTCATAAACAAGACTATAACCTCATAAATTCTTTTATCTGACGGCATCTTAATAATCATATTATTATACACAAAATGCACTACAACCCCCATTACAACTGATGCAAACATTGCCCTTATAAAACTCATAAACATGTATTTCCCGCCTATTTTACCAAGTTTTCTTTTTAAAGAAGTAAATAAAAGAAAAGTAGCAAATATGGCTGCAATAGAAGTAGAAAGAGCAAGTCCACCTAATTTTAAATATCTTACCAAAATTAAGTTAAGTGCAATATTTAGTAATACAGCTATGGCACCATTTATCATGGGAGTTTTTGTGTCTTTCATAGAGTAAAAACTTCTACTTAAGACATCTCTAAGGCCATACGCAGTCATTCCTATGGCATAATAAAAAAGGGCGATTGAGGTAAGATATGTGGACTTCTCATCAAAAGCTCCTCTTTCAAATAATACTTTTATTATAGGCACTCGGAGTACCATTGCACCAACTGATACAGGTATTAATACATATAAAATACCACTTACTACAAAATTTAAACTTTTTAGAAAACCTTCTTTGTCGTCTGCTACTGAATGTTGCGATAAAACAGGATATATAGCAGTTGCAATTGATGTTGAAAAAACACCTAATGCAAACGTCTTAAGCCTATTGGCATAACTCAATGCCGCAATACTTCCGTCAGGCAAAAAAGAAGCTATCACTCTATCCACATAAACATTTATAGTCTGCACCCCTGTCCCCACAAGCACAGGCATTGCTAATAAAATGACTCTTTTTACTCCTTCATCTTTAAAATTCACTCTCAACTTGAATCTGTAACCTAATTTATATAAAACAGGCAAATGAACTAATGTTTGTATAAAAGTGGCGATAATTGTAGAATAAGCTACTGCAGTAATTCCAAATTTGCCCCCATATAAAATTGCTACTGTTATTACAATAATATTGTAAGGTATACCAATCATGGCAGGAACAGTGAAATGTTCCATCGCCTGAAGAGCACCAGTAAAAATATTAGATGCAGCTATCAACACCATTGTAGGCAATAATATAGTCGTAATCTTTACTGTCAACTCAAATTTTTCTCCAGTAAAAGCTGGCGCCACAAATTTTACAAGATAAGGTGCGAATGTAAAACCCAAGAAAGTTAAAATTACTGTTGCAACCAATACAACACCTAAAAGGTTATTTATAAAATCAAATGCCTTTTGCTTTCCTTCTTTTTGAAAGTATTCGGTAAATATTGGCACAACAGTGGTAGCTATTGCGGCAGTTACCGCCACAAAAAGTGTCATAGGTATAACAGTTGCTATATTGTAGGCATCCATGGAAACAGAAGTACCAAATTTAGCAGCAAAAGTTATTTCTCTCAAAAATCCAGATACTTTACTTAATAAAGTTATTATCATTATGACGCTAGCTGCTTTTACAGCTTTTTTAGCCGTCGACATATATTAAGCCTCCTATCCTTCTTCAGTCATTATAAACATAAGCTCTGCAGTAGCTGCAACTTCATCTCCAACTTTTGCAACACCTTTAGCTTTAACAAGCCCCATCTTTATAGAATCTATTAAAACTTCTAAAACAAGTTGGTCTCCCGGCCTTACTACTTTTTTGAAGCGGCACTTATCAATCCCTGTGAAAAGCCCTAATTTACCTTTGAATTCTTCTATATTCATAACAGCAATACCTGCTACTTGTGCCAATGCCTCAACAATAAGAACTCCTGGCATTATAGGATTGTCTGGAAAATGCCCTTGAAAAAAAGGTTCATTAGCTGTCACATTTTTTATTCCAACAGCTTTTTTACCTTCTTCAATTTCTATTATTCTATCCACTAATAAAAAAGGATATCTATGAGGAAGAATTTTTCTTATGTCTTTATTTTCCACCCTATGTTTCAGCTCTGTAAAACCTATAAAGATCTAAAATTATCTACAATATTTATAGGTTTTACTCATACACTCAAGCCTTTATGGCTTAGTGTACATAATGGCATCTCTCTACAATGCCATACCGTGAGCCAACGGTACTTTTGTTCACTCCTTTCTTTAAGTCAAGCAACTAATTTCCCATATCGGAAATGTAGAGTAGTTACTTGACTTATTTCTTTGTAATTTAACTCTTTATTCCCTTTATACTTGTTAAATATGTTTATGCTTGAGTTTATATCTCTATCTAATTCCATACCACATTGGCACTTATACACTCTTTTGGATAAATTCATATCTTGTTTTCTACCACAATTTGAGCATGTTTTAGAAGTATAGGCTTCATCGATATAGACAATATTAACACCATGCAATTTTGCCTTGTATGTTAATACTGTCTTAAATTTACCCACTCCCCAATTTTCCTTTATACTTCTGTTTAGAGCTTTCATTTTAGATTTTTTTACCATCTGTTCTTGAGACAGATTGCCTAATATTATTTCTTTATTGTTTAATACTAAATACTTTGTTATTGCATGAATGAAGTGTTCCTGCTGTTTTCTTCTCTTTTCATACAACCTGTTTAATGTTTTTGTAAGTTTTTTATATCTTCTACTTCCTTTTTTCTTTTTATCTCTCATTGACCTTACTTTATCTATCTTCTTGTTCCAGTATTTATCGTATCTTGGATTTATAATCTCAATAACTTTACCATCTTGGCTTATTCCTGTTATAAATTTAGAAATACCTAAATCAACTGCTAAAATATTGTTTGAATTGTTTTCTATTTTCTCTACTTCATAGGTTATTGAAAGCATATACTTATTTCTTGACTTTATTATCCATACTTCACCATAATTTTTAGGTATTTCATTAATATCTATATCAAACTCATAAAAACCCAACTTAATTTTATTGTCATTTATTTTTACATATTCTTTCGGTGTTTTTAATGGGTAAAAGTAATCTTTATTTTTATATCTTGGAAGTTTAGATTTTTTACCATTTGCTCTTTTCTTTAAACAATTCTTATAATCTGTATCTAAATCTATGCAAACTGCGTGTAAATGTTTTGCATATACTTTAGCATACTCTGTATTTTGCTCTCTTAATAATTTAATCTGACTTCTTTGCTCTGACATTGTTATAGTTTTACCATAACAGTTATAATATTCAATCCTCTGGCGTAGATAGGTGTTGTAAAGTATTTTACATAAGTTACTATCCCTCTCTATACACTCTATTTGTTCTTTTGTTGGGTGTATAGCTATCTTTTTGCATAGTATAATTTTTTCTTCATTCTTCTTGAATCTCACGCTCAAGCACTTCCTTTACCACTTTTTTTAACTTTTTTTGTTTATAACTTCTACTACATTTGAGATATAATATGATTGAGGTGATTGTAATGTATTCAATAGGTGAGTTTTCTAAAAAATTAGGAGTATCAATACAAACTTTGAGAAATTGGGATAAGGAAGGTATATAACGTATCCAATAGGTTTTTATATATTTTTATATATTTTTGTCAACTGTTTTAACCACCTCTTTTTAGCGGAATTAGAAGATATGACAAAACAGTGGCTTATCATTGATTATATCACAAAAAAATGAAAAATAAAAAGGGCAAGCGCCCTTTCAAACTTTTGAAAATAGGATATTTTGCATAAGGAACGACTTGTGACAAAGCGACCCGGCACTCAAGTAAGAAAGTTTATAAAGCAAAAATAGAAAAACAATCATACTTACCTGAGTGCCGGGAAACTTAACGAGACCAAGGGTGGAAGCAGGGCCGAAGCCATGGATGGCGGAGGCGGGCACCTTAAGGCATGGATGCCACTTGACGTAGGTACCCTGCCGGAACCCGAAGGTCGAGTTTAGTTTTGTCGCTTTGGAACTCCGGAGTGACGATGCAAAATATCCTATTTATATATTTTTGACTTTGTCAACAAGATGAAAGTGCAAGCGCCCTTTTACACTTTCTTAGAAAGTTGATTATATATTTGGTCAGCCAGTCCAAAAGAACCATTTTGCGCCAATATTTCAGCATATTTATCGTACAGCATAGAAGTAAAAACATCATTTGCTAGGCTATCTCCCGTCAATGGGTCTTCTGGAATTGTCTTTATCATCTCATTTAACATAAGCCCTATAAAAGTTGCCTCTAATTGCTGACATGCTTCTTTAAGCTTTTTACTGTCTTTGTCTTTTATCGCCTGTTGTATTATTCGTTCAAAATCACTTCCATCTTTTTGCAAATCAATTTGAAATCTATTTATATCACTGTTATTCATAGGATTTATTTCCATGCAAGGTCATCCCTTTCAATAAATTATCTTCTCAGATTATTTGCAATTCCCAGCATTTCATCAGCTGCTTGTATAGCTTTTGAATTTATTTCATAAGCTCTTTGTGCGGCAATCATGTCCACCATTTCCTTTACAACTTGGACATTTGAGGTTTCTAAAAATCCTTGCATGACTTTGCCCATTCTTCCTTGAAAGTCATCTCTTGTACTAGGCTGCCCTGAGGCTTCTGTTGGCTCATAGAGATTACTACCCACACTTAAAAGTCCCTGAGGATTGACAAAATTATAGATTCCTAAAGTAGCTACTTCTTGAGTAGTTCCATCAGGATTTTTTACGCTTATTACACCCATTGGCGATACTGATATATCTTTTTCAGTGCTGTCAAAAACTATGGGATTACCGCTGTCATCTAATACAGGATAGCCGTCAGCAGTTACAAGCATTAAAGTGTTACCGTCAGCACTTAATTTAAAACTTCCATCCCTCGTGTAATAAACTTTGTCATCCGGTCCTAACACAGCAAAAAAGCCTTCTCCATCCAATGCCAAATCCAAAGGATTCTCTGTCTGCTGGAGGCTTCCTTCCGTAAAATCTTTTACAATTGCTGAAGGTCTCACGCCTACCCCTACTTGCATATTGACAGGTTTACCTTGTCCACCATATACGTTTTCTCTTTGTAAAGTTTGATATATTAAATCTTTAAATTCGGCCCTATCTCTTTTAAAAGCAGTAGTATTTACATTCGCAAGATTATTCGCGATAACATCTACGTTAAGTTGCTGAGCAGTCATGCCAGTTGCTGCAGACCACAATGCCCTCATCATAATTTTCATCCTCCTTATACTTTTCCAACTTCGTTGACAGCTTTTCCAAGAGTCTCATCAAAAGCAATTACAACCTTCTGATTTGATTCATAATTTCTCATCACGCTTATCATATTTACCATTTCTTTAACTGAATTCACATTTGACTGTTCTAAAAAACCTTGCTTTATTTTCCCTGTTGCAGGAATAACTTGTACATTGGCACTGTTATCTATAAAAAATAAATTATTGCCCTCTTTTCTTAAACCATCATAATTATCAAAATCCACAATTCTAAGCCTGTCCACCAATTGACCATTGTTTATAATATTGCCCATCTCATCAACAGAAATGTCTCCTTGTGACAACTGTATAGGCCCATTTTCCCCTTCTACAATATATCCCTCTTGTGTGACTAAATACCCATCTTTGGATAAAGTAAAAGAGCCATCCCTTGTATACCTTTGACCATTAGGGGTATTTACCACAAAAAACCCATTGCCATCTATCGCAAAGTCTAACTTACCATTTGTTTGAGAAAAAGCACCTTCTTCAAAATTTGTATGAAAAGTGTCAACTAACACG contains:
- a CDS encoding MerR family DNA-binding transcriptional regulator, with amino-acid sequence MYSIGEFSKKLGVSIQTLRNWDKEGI
- the flgF gene encoding flagellar basal-body rod protein FlgF, with protein sequence MLRGLYTASSGMITQTKIMDVLANNLANVNTVGYKRDVVVTSPFPNFEVTRHGGDNTPPNGKIGTMDYGVLVDTFHTNFEEGAFSQTNGKLDFAIDGNGFFVVNTPNGQRYTRDGSFTLSKDGYLVTQEGYIVEGENGPIQLSQGDISVDEMGNIINNGQLVDRLRIVDFDNYDGLRKEGNNLFFIDNSANVQVIPATGKIKQGFLEQSNVNSVKEMVNMISVMRNYESNQKVVIAFDETLGKAVNEVGKV
- the flgG gene encoding flagellar basal-body rod protein FlgG — translated: MMRALWSAATGMTAQQLNVDVIANNLANVNTTAFKRDRAEFKDLIYQTLQRENVYGGQGKPVNMQVGVGVRPSAIVKDFTEGSLQQTENPLDLALDGEGFFAVLGPDDKVYYTRDGSFKLSADGNTLMLVTADGYPVLDDSGNPIVFDSTEKDISVSPMGVISVKNPDGTTQEVATLGIYNFVNPQGLLSVGSNLYEPTEASGQPSTRDDFQGRMGKVMQGFLETSNVQVVKEMVDMIAAQRAYEINSKAIQAADEMLGIANNLRR
- a CDS encoding rod-binding protein, yielding MEINPMNNSDINRFQIDLQKDGSDFERIIQQAIKDKDSKKLKEACQQLEATFIGLMLNEMIKTIPEDPLTGDSLANDVFTSMLYDKYAEILAQNGSFGLADQIYNQLSKKV
- a CDS encoding RNA-guided endonuclease InsQ/TnpB family protein, producing MRFKKNEEKIILCKKIAIHPTKEQIECIERDSNLCKILYNTYLRQRIEYYNCYGKTITMSEQRSQIKLLREQNTEYAKVYAKHLHAVCIDLDTDYKNCLKKRANGKKSKLPRYKNKDYFYPLKTPKEYVKINDNKIKLGFYEFDIDINEIPKNYGEVWIIKSRNKYMLSITYEVEKIENNSNNILAVDLGISKFITGISQDGKVIEIINPRYDKYWNKKIDKVRSMRDKKKKGSRRYKKLTKTLNRLYEKRRKQQEHFIHAITKYLVLNNKEIILGNLSQEQMVKKSKMKALNRSIKENWGVGKFKTVLTYKAKLHGVNIVYIDEAYTSKTCSNCGRKQDMNLSKRVYKCQCGMELDRDINSSINIFNKYKGNKELNYKEISQVTTLHFRYGKLVA